The following are from one region of the Haloactinomyces albus genome:
- a CDS encoding amino acid-binding protein, which translates to MSFLIRVQIPDRPGTLGAVASALGEIGADILSVDVVERGSDGAVDDMVVELPSGRLPDVLITAAESIDGVEVDAVRPYAGVLDTHRELELVEEIAAEPGRGLHLFAEGVPKIIRSGWAIVFGHRAGGVEHLAASTSAPNDVYLELPWLPLPRATILDGDDSWVPETWRELGTELAATPIGKPDRVLLAGRPGGPMFRAAEVARLAHLAGIVSVVLDS; encoded by the coding sequence GTGTCCTTTCTGATCCGGGTGCAGATCCCGGACCGCCCGGGGACGCTCGGGGCGGTGGCCAGCGCACTGGGCGAGATCGGAGCCGACATCCTCAGCGTCGATGTCGTCGAGCGCGGCAGCGACGGGGCCGTCGACGACATGGTGGTGGAGCTGCCGTCGGGGCGGCTTCCGGATGTACTGATCACAGCCGCCGAATCCATCGATGGTGTCGAGGTCGACGCGGTACGCCCGTATGCCGGTGTGCTGGACACTCACCGTGAGCTGGAACTTGTGGAGGAGATCGCCGCCGAACCCGGGCGCGGGCTGCACCTGTTCGCCGAAGGCGTACCGAAAATCATCCGTTCGGGTTGGGCGATCGTGTTCGGGCACCGTGCGGGCGGAGTCGAACACCTCGCTGCGAGCACGTCGGCACCCAACGACGTGTATTTGGAGCTGCCCTGGCTTCCACTCCCCAGAGCGACCATTCTCGATGGGGATGATTCCTGGGTTCCCGAGACCTGGCGGGAGTTGGGCACCGAACTGGCCGCCACACCGATCGGCAAACCCGATCGGGTGCTGTTGGCAGGTCGACCGGGCGGGCCGATGTTCCGAGCCGCCGAGGTCGCGCGCCTGGCTCACCTGGCGGGCATCGTCTCCGTCGTCCTCGACAGCTGA
- the gatA gene encoding Asp-tRNA(Asn)/Glu-tRNA(Gln) amidotransferase subunit GatA → MTSTASGSGGHPSGHTDTAALTGLTAAEIAAKLASGEVSSVEVTRAHLDRIAAVDPAVHAFLHVDDDGALAAARRADEDRAAGRAASELAGVPLALKDVLVTSDMPTTCGSKMLEDWTPPYDATVTQRLREAGVVVLGKTNMDEFAMGSSTENSAYGTTRNPWDLDRVPGGSGGGSAAALAAFEAPLAIGTDTGGSIRQPGAVTGTVGVKPTYGGVSRYGLVAFSSSLDQAGPCGRTVLDAALLHEVIAGHDPMDSTSVNAPVPQVVAAARAGAAGDLRGMRVGVVRELGGEGYQDGVQRSFQAAVDQLTALGAEVVEVSCPHFDYGLGAYYLIAPSECSSNLARFDAMRYGLRVGDDGVHSAEEVMSLTREAGFGPEVKRRIMLGTYALSSGYYDAYYGQAQKVRTLITRDFTAAFEKVDVLVSPTTPTTAFRIGERVDDPMAMYLADLCTIPSNLAGNASMSVPSGLSDEDGLPVGLQIMAPALADDRLYRVGAAYEAARDAAQGGALIDRVPQLEVA, encoded by the coding sequence ATGACTTCGACCGCATCCGGATCCGGCGGGCACCCGTCCGGGCACACCGACACTGCCGCGCTCACCGGTCTCACCGCCGCCGAAATCGCCGCGAAGCTCGCCTCCGGTGAGGTCTCCTCGGTCGAGGTGACCCGGGCACATCTGGACCGCATCGCCGCTGTCGACCCGGCCGTGCACGCGTTTTTGCACGTCGACGATGACGGTGCACTGGCCGCTGCTCGCCGGGCCGACGAGGATCGTGCGGCAGGTCGTGCCGCTTCGGAGCTGGCCGGGGTGCCACTGGCGCTCAAGGACGTGCTGGTCACCAGCGACATGCCGACCACGTGCGGCTCGAAAATGCTGGAGGACTGGACGCCGCCCTATGACGCCACCGTCACGCAGCGGTTGCGCGAGGCGGGTGTCGTCGTCCTCGGTAAGACGAACATGGACGAGTTCGCGATGGGTTCCTCCACCGAGAACTCCGCTTACGGGACGACCCGCAACCCGTGGGACCTCGACCGTGTTCCGGGTGGTTCCGGTGGTGGCTCCGCTGCCGCGCTGGCGGCATTCGAGGCGCCGTTGGCCATCGGCACCGACACGGGCGGATCGATTCGTCAGCCGGGTGCGGTGACCGGCACGGTCGGTGTGAAACCCACCTACGGAGGCGTGTCGCGCTACGGGCTGGTCGCCTTTTCCTCTTCGCTGGACCAGGCGGGCCCGTGTGGCCGGACGGTGCTGGACGCGGCACTGCTGCACGAGGTCATCGCCGGGCACGATCCGATGGATTCGACCTCCGTCAACGCGCCGGTTCCGCAGGTGGTCGCCGCCGCGCGTGCGGGTGCGGCAGGTGACCTGCGGGGCATGCGCGTCGGTGTGGTGCGCGAGCTCGGCGGTGAGGGCTACCAGGACGGTGTGCAGCGTTCGTTCCAGGCGGCCGTGGACCAGCTCACCGCGCTGGGCGCCGAGGTCGTGGAGGTCTCCTGCCCGCACTTCGACTACGGACTCGGTGCCTATTACCTGATCGCGCCGAGCGAGTGCTCCTCGAACCTCGCCCGGTTCGACGCGATGCGCTACGGCTTGCGCGTGGGCGACGACGGTGTCCACAGCGCCGAGGAGGTGATGTCGCTGACTCGCGAGGCCGGGTTCGGTCCCGAGGTCAAGCGCCGCATCATGCTCGGCACCTACGCGCTGTCGTCGGGGTACTACGACGCCTACTACGGCCAGGCGCAGAAGGTTCGTACACTGATCACACGGGATTTCACCGCGGCGTTCGAGAAGGTGGACGTCCTGGTCTCGCCGACGACGCCGACGACGGCGTTCCGGATCGGTGAGCGGGTCGACGATCCGATGGCGATGTATCTCGCCGACCTGTGCACCATCCCGTCGAATCTGGCCGGTAACGCCTCCATGAGCGTGCCGAGCGGGTTGTCGGACGAGGACGGATTGCCGGTGGGCCTGCAGATCATGGCCCCGGCATTGGCGGACGACCGGCTCTATCGTGTCGGTGCGGCCTACGAGGCCGCCCGCGACGCCGCCCAGGGCGGCGCGCTGATCGACCGTGTCCCGCAGCTGGAGGTGGCGTGA
- a CDS encoding PH domain-containing protein produces the protein MSESSAETGRSGTEAADPTGSTVDHEDSGGVRGRTPTLPDRLTFRITPLAIVGVLTVAVCISPAAAAAPWLLWLYLLPVGLLVWILRMRTTVDSTGLTARNVVRKSRIGWGDLQSLRVNERRWVRAVLHSHREVRLPAVRVRDLSRLAAMSGGRLSDPAAETESE, from the coding sequence GTGAGCGAGTCTTCAGCAGAAACCGGCCGGTCCGGCACGGAGGCAGCAGACCCCACCGGCAGCACGGTGGACCACGAGGATTCCGGTGGGGTCCGGGGGAGGACGCCCACGCTGCCGGATCGGTTGACGTTTCGGATCACGCCACTGGCCATCGTCGGCGTACTCACCGTGGCGGTGTGTATCTCCCCCGCCGCAGCCGCCGCTCCTTGGCTGCTGTGGCTCTACCTCCTGCCGGTGGGCCTACTCGTCTGGATACTGCGTATGCGGACCACCGTCGACTCCACCGGGCTCACGGCACGCAACGTGGTGCGAAAGTCCCGGATCGGTTGGGGCGACCTGCAATCGCTTCGGGTCAACGAGCGGCGGTGGGTGCGCGCAGTACTGCATTCCCACCGGGAGGTACGGCTCCCGGCCGTACGTGTCCGCGACCTGTCCCGCCTTGCCGCGATGAGCGGTGGTCGCCTCTCCGATCCCGCAGCCGAAACCGAGTCCGAATGA
- the gatB gene encoding Asp-tRNA(Asn)/Glu-tRNA(Gln) amidotransferase subunit GatB → MTAVAEIMDYDEVLERFDPVLGLEVHVELSTATKMFCGCATDFGADPNTQVCPVCLGMPGALPVVNGTAVESAIRIGLALNCRVAEWCRFARKNYFYPDMPKNFQTSQYDEPIVFDGYLDVVLDDGETFRVEIERAHMEEDTGKSLHVGGSAGRIHGAEHTLMDYNRAGVPLIEIVTKPIVGAGSRAPEVARAYVTALRDLLRSMQVSDVRMDQGSLRCDANVSLTPKGSAEFGTRTETKNVNSLRSVERAVRYEMRRHGGVLASGGAIVQETRHFDESTASTSAGRPKETAEDYRYFPEPDLVPIAPSRAWVEQLRETLPELPWERRGRVQQEWQLSDEELRDLVNAGALDLVAATVDAGASPAEARSWWVAYLSQQANERGVELGALSITPQQVARVIELVSEGKLTHKLARQVVDGVLAGRGDPDEVVAAEGIEVVSDDSSLQAAVDEALAAQPDVAEKIRGGKVQAAGAVVGAVMKATQGQADAKRVRELVLAACGQ, encoded by the coding sequence GTGACGGCTGTCGCCGAGATCATGGACTACGACGAGGTCCTCGAGCGTTTCGATCCGGTGCTCGGGCTCGAGGTGCACGTCGAGCTGTCCACCGCCACGAAGATGTTCTGCGGTTGCGCCACCGACTTCGGTGCCGACCCCAACACTCAGGTGTGCCCGGTGTGTCTCGGCATGCCCGGCGCGCTCCCGGTGGTCAACGGCACGGCGGTGGAGTCGGCGATCCGGATCGGACTCGCCCTGAACTGCCGGGTCGCCGAGTGGTGCCGGTTCGCTCGGAAGAACTACTTCTATCCGGACATGCCGAAGAACTTCCAGACCTCGCAGTACGACGAGCCGATCGTCTTCGACGGCTACCTCGACGTCGTGCTCGATGACGGTGAGACCTTCCGGGTGGAGATCGAGCGCGCCCACATGGAGGAGGACACCGGCAAGTCACTGCACGTCGGTGGTTCCGCAGGCCGCATCCACGGTGCCGAGCACACCCTGATGGACTACAACCGGGCCGGCGTGCCACTGATCGAAATCGTCACCAAGCCGATCGTCGGCGCCGGATCCCGTGCACCGGAAGTGGCGCGCGCCTATGTCACCGCGCTCCGCGATCTGCTGCGCTCCATGCAGGTCTCCGACGTGCGCATGGACCAGGGGTCGCTGCGGTGTGACGCCAACGTCTCGTTGACGCCGAAGGGATCGGCGGAGTTCGGCACGCGGACCGAGACCAAGAACGTCAACTCGTTGCGCAGCGTCGAGCGGGCGGTGCGCTACGAGATGCGGCGGCACGGCGGAGTGCTTGCCTCCGGCGGTGCCATCGTGCAGGAGACCCGGCACTTCGACGAGTCCACGGCATCGACCTCGGCGGGCCGCCCCAAGGAGACCGCGGAGGACTACCGCTACTTCCCGGAACCCGACCTGGTGCCGATCGCTCCGTCCCGTGCGTGGGTCGAGCAACTGCGCGAGACACTGCCCGAACTGCCGTGGGAGCGCCGCGGGCGTGTGCAGCAGGAATGGCAGCTCTCCGATGAGGAGTTGCGTGACCTGGTCAACGCGGGGGCGCTGGACCTGGTCGCGGCGACCGTGGACGCCGGGGCATCGCCTGCCGAGGCGCGGTCGTGGTGGGTGGCCTATCTGAGTCAGCAGGCCAATGAGCGCGGCGTCGAACTCGGTGCGCTGTCGATCACTCCGCAGCAGGTGGCGCGGGTGATCGAGCTGGTCTCCGAGGGCAAGCTGACCCACAAGCTGGCGCGTCAGGTCGTCGACGGCGTGCTCGCAGGCCGCGGCGACCCGGACGAGGTCGTGGCGGCCGAGGGGATCGAGGTCGTCTCCGACGACTCCTCGCTGCAGGCCGCCGTGGACGAGGCGCTGGCGGCGCAGCCGGACGTTGCCGAGAAGATCCGCGGTGGCAAGGTGCAGGCCGCCGGGGCGGTCGTCGGAGCGGTCATGAAGGCCACACAGGGCCAGGCCGACGCCAAACGCGTCCGGGAACTCGTCCTCGCCGCCTGCGGCCAGTGA
- the ilvC gene encoding ketol-acid reductoisomerase — protein sequence MSSEIFYEADADLGLVQGRKVAIIGYGSQGHAHALSLRDSGVDVRIGLREDSKSRAKAADEGLRVVTPSEAAAEADLIMVLAPDTKQRQIYADDIAPNLSSGDALFFGHGFNIRYGLIQPPSDVDVAMVAPKGPGHLVRRQFVDGKGVPCLIAVEQDPSGNGQALALSYAAGIGGARAGVIKTTFTEETETDLFGEQSVLCGGTSALVQTGFEVLVEAGYQPEIAYFEVLHELKLIVDLMWEGGIAGQRYSCSDTATYGDLTRGPRVINSSVKDEMRKVLGEIQDGSFAKEWVAEDEAGRPNFTKLQDEGNAHQIEEVGQKLRALMSWTQK from the coding sequence ATGAGCTCCGAGATCTTCTACGAGGCCGATGCGGACCTGGGGCTGGTACAGGGCCGCAAGGTCGCGATCATCGGCTACGGCAGCCAGGGCCACGCGCATGCACTGAGCCTGCGCGATTCCGGTGTGGATGTCCGCATTGGACTCCGCGAGGACTCGAAGTCCCGTGCCAAGGCCGCCGACGAGGGTCTGCGCGTGGTCACTCCGAGCGAGGCGGCCGCCGAGGCCGATCTCATCATGGTCCTGGCTCCGGACACCAAGCAGCGCCAGATCTATGCCGACGACATCGCTCCGAATCTGAGCAGCGGTGATGCACTGTTCTTCGGGCACGGCTTCAACATCCGCTACGGGTTGATCCAGCCGCCGTCCGACGTGGATGTGGCGATGGTCGCCCCCAAGGGACCGGGCCACCTCGTGCGCAGGCAGTTCGTCGACGGTAAGGGTGTGCCGTGCCTGATCGCCGTCGAGCAGGACCCGTCCGGAAACGGGCAGGCGCTGGCGCTGTCCTACGCGGCCGGGATCGGCGGCGCCCGGGCGGGAGTCATCAAGACCACCTTCACCGAAGAGACCGAGACCGATCTCTTCGGTGAGCAGTCCGTGCTGTGTGGTGGCACCTCCGCCCTGGTCCAGACCGGGTTCGAGGTGCTGGTCGAAGCCGGGTACCAGCCGGAGATCGCCTACTTCGAGGTGCTGCACGAGCTCAAGCTGATCGTGGACCTGATGTGGGAGGGCGGCATCGCCGGCCAGCGTTACTCCTGCAGTGACACCGCCACCTACGGCGACCTCACCCGTGGTCCGCGCGTCATCAACTCCTCGGTCAAGGACGAGATGCGCAAGGTTCTGGGCGAGATTCAGGACGGCAGCTTCGCCAAGGAGTGGGTGGCCGAGGACGAGGCCGGTCGCCCGAACTTCACCAAGCTGCAGGACGAGGGCAATGCCCACCAGATCGAAGAGGTCGGTCAGAAGCTGCGGGCACTGATGTCCTGGACTCAGAAGTGA
- a CDS encoding acetolactate synthase large subunit, whose product MTSAHTRQNPVPAASPGHSPKPAPPSGASVKMTGAQSLVRSLESVGCEVVFGIPGGTILPSYDPLLDSAQVRHVLVRHEQGAGHAATGYAQATGRTGVCMATSGPGATNLVTALADAQMDSVPVVAITGQTARGMIGTDAFQEADICGITLPVTKHNFLVTDPAEIPRIIAEAFHIASSGRPGPVLVDIPKDVQQTTTSFAWPPETRLPGYRPTSKPHGKQVREAAKLITSAQRPVLYTGGGVLKAEASEELKRLAESTGIPVVTTLMARGAFPDSHPLQLGMPGMHGTVAAVAAMQRSDLLIALGTRFDDRVTGQLSTFAPDAKIVHADIDPAEISKNRTADVPIVGDCKDVIADLVEAVATASGEHGTADLAPWWNQLNGWRETFPLGYDWPADGSLSPEYVIERLGKLAGPEALYTAGVGQHQMWAAQFIGYERPRSWLNSGGLGTMGYAVPAAMGAKAGAQDRQVWAIDGDGCFQMTNQELATCAIEGIPIKVAVINNGNLGMVRQWQNLFYAERYSHSDLGTHKHRIPDFTMLAEALGCAGLRCESGEDVDSVIRQAMEINDRPVVIDFVVGKDAQVWPMVAAGTGNDEIMAARGIRPLFDDDEE is encoded by the coding sequence ATGACCAGTGCCCACACCAGGCAGAATCCGGTTCCGGCCGCATCGCCGGGACACAGTCCCAAGCCCGCTCCGCCCAGCGGCGCATCGGTGAAGATGACCGGCGCGCAGTCGCTGGTGCGCTCACTGGAGTCCGTGGGCTGTGAGGTCGTGTTCGGTATTCCCGGTGGCACGATCCTTCCCTCCTACGATCCCCTGCTGGACTCGGCGCAGGTGCGCCATGTCCTGGTTCGCCACGAACAGGGCGCCGGTCATGCCGCCACCGGTTACGCACAGGCCACCGGAAGGACAGGTGTGTGCATGGCCACATCGGGACCCGGTGCGACGAATCTGGTCACCGCGCTGGCCGATGCTCAGATGGATTCGGTTCCGGTGGTGGCGATCACCGGCCAGACCGCACGCGGCATGATCGGTACGGACGCCTTCCAGGAAGCCGACATCTGCGGCATCACTCTGCCGGTGACCAAGCACAACTTCCTGGTGACCGATCCCGCGGAGATTCCCCGCATCATCGCCGAGGCCTTTCACATCGCCTCCAGTGGCCGCCCGGGACCCGTGCTGGTGGACATCCCGAAGGATGTGCAGCAGACGACGACCTCCTTCGCCTGGCCACCGGAGACGCGGTTGCCCGGCTACCGGCCCACCAGCAAGCCGCACGGTAAGCAGGTGCGGGAGGCCGCCAAGCTCATCACCTCCGCACAGCGCCCGGTGCTCTACACCGGTGGCGGCGTGCTCAAGGCGGAGGCCTCCGAGGAACTGAAGCGGTTGGCCGAAAGCACCGGCATCCCGGTGGTGACGACGCTGATGGCGCGGGGCGCGTTCCCGGACTCGCATCCGCTGCAGCTCGGGATGCCGGGGATGCACGGAACGGTCGCCGCGGTCGCCGCGATGCAGCGCTCCGATCTGCTGATCGCGCTGGGAACGCGTTTCGACGACCGCGTCACCGGCCAGCTGTCGACTTTTGCCCCGGACGCCAAGATCGTGCACGCCGATATCGACCCGGCGGAGATCTCCAAGAACCGCACTGCCGACGTGCCGATCGTCGGCGACTGCAAGGACGTGATCGCCGACCTGGTCGAGGCTGTCGCCACGGCCTCCGGCGAGCACGGCACGGCCGATCTCGCGCCGTGGTGGAACCAGCTCAACGGTTGGCGCGAGACCTTTCCGCTGGGCTACGACTGGCCTGCCGACGGCAGCCTCTCGCCGGAGTACGTCATCGAGCGTCTCGGTAAACTGGCCGGGCCGGAGGCGCTCTACACCGCAGGCGTCGGCCAGCACCAGATGTGGGCGGCGCAATTCATCGGCTACGAGCGCCCACGTAGCTGGCTCAACTCCGGCGGACTGGGCACGATGGGCTACGCGGTGCCCGCCGCGATGGGGGCCAAGGCCGGTGCACAGGATCGGCAGGTCTGGGCCATCGACGGTGACGGGTGCTTCCAGATGACCAACCAGGAACTGGCCACCTGTGCCATCGAGGGCATCCCCATCAAGGTCGCGGTCATCAACAACGGCAACCTGGGTATGGTCCGTCAGTGGCAGAACCTGTTTTATGCCGAGCGTTATTCACACAGTGACCTCGGTACCCACAAACACCGCATCCCGGATTTCACGATGCTCGCCGAGGCGCTCGGCTGTGCGGGTCTGCGGTGCGAGTCCGGTGAGGACGTCGACAGCGTCATCCGGCAGGCAATGGAGATCAACGACCGACCGGTCGTGATCGACTTCGTGGTGGGCAAGGACGCCCAGGTGTGGCCGATGGTGGCCGCGGGCACCGGTAACGACGAGATCATGGCGGCGCGCGGTATCCGCCCGCTGTTCGACGACGACGAGGAGTGA
- the ilvN gene encoding acetolactate synthase small subunit, which yields MSRHTLSVLVENVPGVLARVSGLFSRRSFNIESLAVGPTEHPEISRMTIVVSVEDQPLEQVTKQLNKLINVIKIVELESEASVQREILLVKVRADSSVRSQVLETVQLFRAKVVDVSPEALTIEATGDVDKLDALLRMLEPYGVREMVQSGMVAIGRGPRSITATAVR from the coding sequence ATGAGCCGACACACGCTGAGTGTGCTGGTGGAAAACGTGCCGGGGGTTCTCGCACGGGTTTCCGGCCTGTTCTCCCGCCGCAGCTTCAACATCGAATCCCTGGCGGTGGGGCCGACCGAGCATCCGGAGATCTCCAGGATGACGATCGTCGTCTCGGTCGAGGATCAGCCGCTGGAGCAGGTCACCAAGCAGCTCAACAAGCTGATCAACGTCATCAAGATCGTCGAGCTGGAGTCCGAGGCCTCGGTGCAGCGAGAGATTCTCCTGGTCAAGGTGCGCGCCGACTCCTCGGTGCGCAGTCAGGTGCTGGAGACCGTGCAACTGTTCCGCGCCAAGGTCGTCGACGTCTCGCCGGAGGCGCTGACCATCGAGGCCACCGGCGATGTCGACAAGCTCGATGCGCTGCTGCGGATGCTGGAGCCCTACGGCGTCCGCGAGATGGTGCAGTCCGGGATGGTCGCGATCGGCCGCGGGCCGCGGTCCATCACCGCCACCGCGGTGCGGTAG
- the gatC gene encoding Asp-tRNA(Asn)/Glu-tRNA(Gln) amidotransferase subunit GatC — protein MPTISRDEVSHLAGLARLAVTESELDTFAGQLDVILDSVARVGEVAAEDIPPTSHAVPVTNVFREDVVRPGLSREQALSSAPATEQNRFRVPRILNEEA, from the coding sequence GTGCCCACGATCTCCCGTGACGAGGTGTCCCACCTCGCCGGCCTGGCCAGGTTGGCCGTTACCGAATCGGAACTCGACACCTTCGCAGGTCAGCTGGATGTGATCCTGGATTCGGTGGCCCGCGTGGGGGAGGTTGCCGCCGAGGACATCCCGCCCACATCGCACGCCGTTCCGGTGACCAATGTCTTCCGCGAGGACGTGGTCCGGCCCGGGCTCTCGCGTGAGCAGGCGCTGAGCAGCGCACCGGCGACCGAGCAGAACCGGTTCCGGGTGCCCAGGATTCTCAACGAGGAGGCGTGA
- a CDS encoding PQQ-dependent sugar dehydrogenase, translating to MAASSPSPRPSHGAVRRGRLLGAALIAGTLVAGCAQFPDDHSGTWHEQPSLKPQAGPQPHIEGRTPPPPRSSSPGKPPPPPQGCEDPDPAVVATCLEPVGALVVLPRGQGVLVGERETGRVLHVREDREPVEIAHIPVEPVGGGGLTGLALSPSYAEDQLVYAYVTTPTDNRVVRIAAGDPPEPILAGIPRGPTGNSGAITTDGKGALLVATGDAGSPDKAADATSLAGKVLRINAFGQPAAGNPTPGSPIVSSGLTAPGGLCAAPRGAAYWVTDHGSDPEALYRVQPGQPLGTPDWTWQDRPGVSGCATAPGMVVVALSDVPAVYTMRPTPQGGFSGQPQKAMVDTYGRFSAAALGPKGLLWLGTVNRDGGNPVSSDDRVIRVKPPAGSTAGKD from the coding sequence GTGGCAGCCTCGTCGCCCTCGCCCCGGCCTTCGCACGGTGCCGTCCGTCGCGGAAGGCTGCTGGGTGCTGCATTGATCGCGGGCACCCTCGTGGCGGGCTGCGCACAGTTTCCCGACGATCACTCGGGCACATGGCACGAGCAGCCTTCCCTCAAACCGCAGGCCGGGCCGCAGCCCCACATCGAGGGCCGAACTCCCCCACCCCCACGCTCGAGCAGCCCCGGAAAACCGCCACCACCTCCCCAGGGCTGCGAGGACCCCGACCCCGCCGTCGTGGCCACCTGCCTGGAACCGGTGGGGGCACTCGTGGTGCTGCCCCGGGGGCAGGGTGTGCTGGTCGGCGAGCGCGAGACCGGCAGGGTCCTGCATGTACGGGAAGACCGGGAACCGGTGGAGATCGCACACATCCCCGTGGAGCCCGTAGGTGGCGGGGGACTGACAGGTCTCGCGCTGTCCCCGAGTTATGCCGAGGACCAACTGGTCTATGCCTATGTCACGACCCCGACCGACAACCGGGTCGTGCGGATCGCGGCCGGAGACCCTCCTGAGCCGATCCTGGCCGGTATTCCCCGGGGGCCGACCGGCAACTCGGGAGCGATCACCACCGACGGCAAGGGAGCACTCCTCGTCGCCACAGGTGACGCCGGCTCACCGGACAAGGCAGCCGACGCCACCTCCCTGGCAGGCAAGGTGCTGCGTATCAATGCGTTCGGGCAACCCGCCGCGGGCAATCCCACTCCCGGATCACCGATCGTCTCCTCCGGTCTGACCGCACCCGGCGGCTTGTGTGCCGCCCCCCGGGGAGCGGCCTACTGGGTGACCGATCACGGCAGCGATCCGGAAGCCCTGTATCGGGTCCAGCCGGGCCAACCCCTCGGAACCCCCGACTGGACCTGGCAGGACCGTCCCGGCGTATCCGGCTGCGCGACAGCCCCGGGGATGGTCGTGGTCGCGCTGTCCGACGTCCCGGCGGTGTACACCATGCGTCCCACCCCGCAGGGAGGATTCAGCGGACAGCCGCAGAAGGCGATGGTCGACACCTACGGCCGGTTCTCCGCAGCTGCGCTCGGTCCGAAGGGCCTGCTCTGGCTGGGCACGGTGAACCGGGACGGCGGAAACCCGGTCTCCAGCGACGACCGGGTCATCCGCGTCAAACCCCCGGCGGGGAGCACCGCAGGCAAGGACTGA
- a CDS encoding DUF397 domain-containing protein encodes MSENEEAIDDKAHIRDKLDFTNAEWITSTEDEDEPGVEIAFVDGYIGMRNGADPDGPVLVFTPEEWDAFVEGAKDGEFDEP; translated from the coding sequence GTGAGCGAGAACGAGGAAGCAATCGACGACAAGGCCCACATCCGGGACAAGCTCGACTTCACCAACGCGGAGTGGATCACCAGCACCGAGGACGAGGACGAACCCGGCGTCGAGATCGCGTTCGTGGACGGATACATCGGGATGCGCAACGGTGCCGATCCGGACGGCCCGGTGCTCGTCTTCACTCCCGAGGAGTGGGATGCCTTCGTCGAAGGGGCCAAGGACGGCGAGTTCGACGAGCCGTGA